Part of the Desulfolutivibrio sulfoxidireducens genome is shown below.
GCGGCATGGCGGTCCTCCGGGGATCAGACCTCGACCACGTTTCTGGGGTCGAAGATGGTGTCGGGCAGCCGGATGCCCTTGGCCTCGAACTTGGAGGCGAACTTGGGCCGAATGCCCCGGGACAGGAACGCGCCCTTGATCCGGGCGTCGGCGGCCACCCCGCGCTGTTCGAAGGCGAAGATCTCCTGCATGGTGATGACCTCGCCCTCCATGCCGGTGATCTCCTGAAAGCTGACGAGCTTGCGCGAGCCGTCGGAGAACCGGGCGATCTGGACGATCACGTCCACGGCCGAGGCGATGTAGCGCTTGAGCGACAGGGGCGAGATGGCCAGTCCGGCCATGGCCACCAGGGTCTCCAGGCGCATGAGCGCGTCGCGGGGGCTGTTGGCGTGGATGGTGGCCAGGGAGCCGTCGTGGCCGGTGTTCATGGCCTGGAGCATGTCCAGGGCCTCGGCCCCGCGCACCTCGCCCACGATGATCCGATCCGGGCGCATGCGCAGGCAGTTCTTGACCAGATCGCGCTGGGTGACCTCGCCCTTGCCCTCGATGTTCGGGGGCCGCGACTCCAGGCGCACCACGTGTTCCTGCTTGAGCTGCAATTCGGCCGCGTCCTCCACGGTGACGATGCGTTCGTCGTGGGGGATGAACCCCGAGAGGCAGTTGAGCATGGTGGTCTTTCCGGTGCCGGTGCCGCCGGAGATGAGGATGTTGAGCCTGGCCTTGACGATGCCGTTTAAGACCTCGGCGATGTCCGGGGTGATGGCCTTGAAATTGATCAGATCCTGGGCCGTGAGCTTGTCCTTGGAAAATTTGCGGATGGACAGGGCCGGGCCGTCGATGGCCAGGGGGGGGATGATGGCGTTGACCCGGGAGCCGTCGGGAAGCCGGGCGTCCACCATGGGCGAGGACTCGTCCACCCGGCGGCCGACCTTGGAGACGATGCGGTCGATGATCTTTTTTAAGTGGGAGTTGTCCTTGAAGCGCGAGCCCGTAAGCACGAGCTTTCCGGAGCGTTCCACATAGATCTGGCGATAGGAGTTGACCAGGATGTCATTGACCGAGGGGTCCTTGAGAAAGGGCTCCAGGGGCCCGAGCCCGAGCATTTCGTCTTGGACCTCGCTGATGAGCCTCTCCCGCTCCCCCTGGTTGAGCGGGGTCTGGACGAACTCCTCGCGCAGGAGCTTCTCCACGAGCCTGGCGATCTCCGCGGCCAGGGCCGCCGGGTCCAGGGAATCCAGGAGCGAGAGGTCGATTAGGTCGATCAACCGGTCGTGGATGCGGGTTTTGACCTCGTAGTACTCGTCCCCGACCATGCCCGGGTCCTTCTTGGCGGCCGGGGCCTCGAAGCGCTGGGGCAGGCCGCGTATGGAGCGGCGCGGGGTGTTGTCCATGGGGGCTTATCCTTGACGCCTGGCCGAGGACAGGAAGGGGAACCCGAAAAGGCGTCTGGTCTTTTTCCCCTCGTCCGCCGGGATCAGGACCCGGGCCAGTTCCCCGATGGCCCGGGTGACCTCGGCCTTGGGCGCGATCTCGAGAAGGGTCTTGCCCTGGTTTATGGCCGAAAGCGTGGTCTTGTAGTCGTTGGGTATCCGGCGCAGCACCTTGATGCCCAGGGCCTTTTCCATGTCCTCCACGGACAGGTCGCTGTCGGGCAGGTGGCGGTTGACCACCACCTTGAGCTTGTCCGTGAGCGCCCCCTCGGCGCTACGGATGTTGTCCATGAACCGGCGCACGTTGGCCAGGCAGGGCAGGTTCTGGACCCCGACCAGCAGGATGGCGTCGGAGATGTCCATGACCTTGAGGGTGATCTCGTCCAGGTACATGCCCAGATCCACGACCACGGTGTCGAAAAGGGTCCGCATGCACTCGAGGAGCAGGGTGATGTTTTCCGGGGTGGCCATCTGCAGGTCTTCCAGGCGGCTCGGGGGCGGCAGGAGATAGAGCCCCGAGGCGTGCCGGGAGATGATGCTCATGAGGTAGGTGGCGTCCAGGCGGCCGATGTTGCCGATGATCTCGCCCCAGTGGTAGCGCGGATGCAGATCGAGAAAGAGCTGGACCTCGCCAAACGGCAGGTTCATGTCCATGAGCGAGACCATGGCCCCGTCCTTCATGGACAAAAAGGCCGAGGCCAGATTGACGGCCAAGGTGGTGGTGCCCACGCCGCCCTTGGCCCCGAAGATGTTGATGATCCGGCCAAGCCGGCCCGGGCCGCCGGCGTGCCCCTGGCGTTCGGCCAGCCGCTTGTCCCGGCGCTCCTTGAAGCGCCACAGGGCCATGCGGATGTCGTCCTCCGGGGCGTCGGCCGGGAAAAACTCCCGCACCCCGGCGCGCATGGCCTGGGTGAGCGTCTCCGTGGTCAGCCGGGCGGACACCAAAAAGACCTCCACGCCCCGGGGATCGTCCAAGAGCGGGCGCAGCCGGTCGAGTTCGCCGCCGATGTCCCCGGCGGCCGTCTCCCGGACCAGGAGTTCGACCATGTCGGTTCCGGCCCCGATGACCTCGAAGTCCGAATACTCGGCCAGGCACCGCTCGAACAGGGTGCGGATCTCGTGATCCCCGATATCCAGAAACACGGTGATTTTTTCCTGCATGAACGCCTTCCCGGACCGCCGCGCCGGCCGCCTTTCCCGACAAGGCCCCGCCAGCGGTTCGCAATGCCTCGTTGGCGGCCCAGCCTGGAGGGTTCGCCAGCACGCCGGGCCAGCATAGTCCTTTTACGCCGGGAAGGATACCGCCCCCGTCCACGCCCCCCGGGCATGCCGCCAGTTCCCTGGAAACGGCCTTATTTTTCCGACGTGCCGCTGTCCTTGGGCGTAAACAGCACAGCGTCGGTGGCGCCTCCCGAACTTTTGCCGCCCTTGGCCGGCGAGGGCTTGTTCTGGTAACCGCCCACGATGTTCACGGCCTTTTTGCCGTCCAGGCCCGTCACGGGCGTGCCTTCGTCCCCGGCGTCGGGGTTGAGGACCTGGTTGGAGAAGACCTGATGGTAGGACTCCCCAAAGTGCATGTCGCTGTTGCGCTGTACGTCGTTGCAGGCGCTAAGGCCGCAGGCCAAGGCGGCGACCCAGACCACGGCCCACCAGGCGCGGCGGGCGACGGAGCGCACGGCGGGCCGAGGGACCGCGACCACGGGGCGGCGGGGGGGCGTGCCTGGGTTCATGGATGCTCCTTGGACCTCCGGTCCATCGATTAATTGGCCAGTTCCCGGGCGGCCACGGGCGGCAGGGCCGCGCCGAACTGGCCGTCCAGGCCGCTGGCCGGAGCGGTGGCGGGGCGCGGCTTTTCGCCCGAGGTTATGCTCGGGGACGTGATGTTCAGGAAAAATTCCAGATCGTCGGGCGGGGTGTAGTCGTCGGTGGGCAGGCGGATGGCCGACTTGTCCAGGGGCTTGGCCAGGTGCGCGGTGATGATGATCACCAGTTCGCTCTCCCGATTCTGGAATTCGCTGCTCTTGAACAGGCTGCCCAGGATGGGGATGTCGCCCAGGCCCGGAAACTTGTCCATGCTCTCCGAGGAGACCTGCTTGAGCATGCCGGCGATGGCGAAGCTCTGGCCGTCGGACAGTTCGATGGTGGTGGAGGCCTTGCGGCTTAAAAGCGCGGGTCCGGCCGAGGTGCTGATGCTGTCGTCGATCTCGGAGACCTCCTGGGCCAGGATCAGGTTGATCCGGTTTTCGGCCAGCACGGTCGGGGTGAATTCCAACTTCACGCCGTAGTCCTTCCACTCGATGCCCTGATTGAAGGCGCTGGATATGGCGTAGGGAATCTGCCCGCCGGCGTTGAAATAGGCCTTTTGGCCATCGAGGCACACCAGGGTGGGTTCGGCCAGAATCTTGGCCAGGCCGTTTTGCTTCAAGACGTCCACCACGCCGGTCCAGGTGACGTTGTTGGCCTGGCCGTAGTTGGTGTTGTAGCGAAAGACCCCGGTGGCGCTGTTGACCGTGGCCGTGGCCTGCTCCTGGCGGGGCTGGAAGATCGAGGTCTTGGCCGTGACCGGCGGGAAGACCGTGTTTCCATCGTCATCCTGCATGTAGAAATATTCGTTCTGGGGATTGATGATGTCCATCATGGAGCTGTCGATGGAGCTCAATCCCCCCAGCAGGGTATAGATGAAGTCGCCCTGGGACACGGCGTTGATGTTGATGCCCATGTGGTTGGCGATGTCCCGGGACATCTCGGCCACCCGGACCTCCAGCATGACCTGGTGCACCCCGCCGACCTTGACCAGATTGACCACCTTCTCGGGCTTGGCGACATGAATTTCGGCCAACGACACGGCCTTTTTCAGGTTCTCGGAGTTTTGGACCGACCCGGAAAGGGTGATGGAATCCTGGGAGGCCATGACCTGAAGTCCCGTCTCCTCGGGCATGATGTCATGCAGCATGCGCTTGACCCGGGTCACGTCCGGGGCCACGTCCACGTCGTAGACGTCCAGGAGCTTGTCGCCCCGGTCCCACACGGTCAGGGCCGTGACCCCGGCGGCCAGGCCGTTGATGTACACCTGGCGGGCCGAAAGCATCACGAAATTGGCGATATCCGGATTGGCCACGGACACCCGGCCGATGTCCCCCCGGGTGCTGGTGTAGATGACCGATTTGCCGATGGGCAC
Proteins encoded:
- a CDS encoding AAA family ATPase gives rise to the protein MQEKITVFLDIGDHEIRTLFERCLAEYSDFEVIGAGTDMVELLVRETAAGDIGGELDRLRPLLDDPRGVEVFLVSARLTTETLTQAMRAGVREFFPADAPEDDIRMALWRFKERRDKRLAERQGHAGGPGRLGRIINIFGAKGGVGTTTLAVNLASAFLSMKDGAMVSLMDMNLPFGEVQLFLDLHPRYHWGEIIGNIGRLDATYLMSIISRHASGLYLLPPPSRLEDLQMATPENITLLLECMRTLFDTVVVDLGMYLDEITLKVMDISDAILLVGVQNLPCLANVRRFMDNIRSAEGALTDKLKVVVNRHLPDSDLSVEDMEKALGIKVLRRIPNDYKTTLSAINQGKTLLEIAPKAEVTRAIGELARVLIPADEGKKTRRLFGFPFLSSARRQG
- a CDS encoding type II and III secretion system protein family protein: MTAATRRHARLRALTAWILSWLVVWSGPAMAGTITAAPSSLKATQRVEVPIGKSVIYTSTRGDIGRVSVANPDIANFVMLSARQVYINGLAAGVTALTVWDRGDKLLDVYDVDVAPDVTRVKRMLHDIMPEETGLQVMASQDSITLSGSVQNSENLKKAVSLAEIHVAKPEKVVNLVKVGGVHQVMLEVRVAEMSRDIANHMGININAVSQGDFIYTLLGGLSSIDSSMMDIINPQNEYFYMQDDDGNTVFPPVTAKTSIFQPRQEQATATVNSATGVFRYNTNYGQANNVTWTGVVDVLKQNGLAKILAEPTLVCLDGQKAYFNAGGQIPYAISSAFNQGIEWKDYGVKLEFTPTVLAENRINLILAQEVSEIDDSISTSAGPALLSRKASTTIELSDGQSFAIAGMLKQVSSESMDKFPGLGDIPILGSLFKSSEFQNRESELVIIITAHLAKPLDKSAIRLPTDDYTPPDDLEFFLNITSPSITSGEKPRPATAPASGLDGQFGAALPPVAARELAN
- a CDS encoding CpaF family protein encodes the protein MDNTPRRSIRGLPQRFEAPAAKKDPGMVGDEYYEVKTRIHDRLIDLIDLSLLDSLDPAALAAEIARLVEKLLREEFVQTPLNQGERERLISEVQDEMLGLGPLEPFLKDPSVNDILVNSYRQIYVERSGKLVLTGSRFKDNSHLKKIIDRIVSKVGRRVDESSPMVDARLPDGSRVNAIIPPLAIDGPALSIRKFSKDKLTAQDLINFKAITPDIAEVLNGIVKARLNILISGGTGTGKTTMLNCLSGFIPHDERIVTVEDAAELQLKQEHVVRLESRPPNIEGKGEVTQRDLVKNCLRMRPDRIIVGEVRGAEALDMLQAMNTGHDGSLATIHANSPRDALMRLETLVAMAGLAISPLSLKRYIASAVDVIVQIARFSDGSRKLVSFQEITGMEGEVITMQEIFAFEQRGVAADARIKGAFLSRGIRPKFASKFEAKGIRLPDTIFDPRNVVEV